Part of the Niallia alba genome is shown below.
GTTTCCTTTTCGATTTCCACTCCCATTTTTTTCAGAAATTCGTGATCAGGATGATATCCTGTCATCGCAAACACAAAATCATTTTTAATTTCATGAAGCTTTCCATTTACTTCATATAAAAGAGAGGTTTCTTTTATTTCTACAACACTTGCTTGGAATTCCATTTTAATAGTTCCTTTTCGCACTAAGGACTCAAATTCTGGTAAAATCCAAGGCTTGATACTAGAAGAATATTCGCTGCCCCTGTATAAAACCGTTACTCTTGCTCCGGCTTTCACAAGTTCAATCGCAGCATCCACGCTTGAATTTTTCCCGCCGATTACTGTTACATCATGGTTAAAATAAGGATGTGCTTCTTTAAAATAATGCATTACCTTAGCCGATTCTTCGCCCGGAATATTCATATAGTTCGGATGATCATAATAACCAGTTGCAACAATAATATATGGAGCTAAGTATTCGGACTTTTTCGTTTTTACAATAAAATCCTGTTCCTCTGTTTTTTGTACTTCTATTACTTCTTCATATGCATTTATACGAAGTTCTTTTCTTTTTACTACTTCTCGATAATAAACGAGCGCTTGATTGCGATTAGGCTTATATTGTTCTGTTAAGAAAGCGACATCGCCAATTTCTAATTTTTCACTTGTACTGAAAAATGTCTGATGTGTAGGATAACCATGTATCGCATTTACGACATTTCCTTTTTCAATAATTAGTGGATTTATATTTATTTCCTTTAAAGCGATCGCTGCTGCAAGACCGCATGGACCTGCACCAATGATAATTGCTTGTTCTCTTTTCAAAACCGTTCACTCCTAACCTTTTACAAAAAACGGGATTACTTCCCCTTTAAACCTTTAACAAAATTATAAAGTGAAACTGCCATCAGTGGGGGTTTTCCTTCATCCCCCACTGATGGTTAGTTGAACCAATCGGACCTTTACGGACAGTTGATCTCCCACCTATCTTCCTTGTATTCTCATATGCTTGAGGGGGGAGTCTTACTGTCCGTTAAGAGTGGGATAAATAAGATTAAAGTTTTCCCCAAAAAGCTCCAAAATAAAAAATCAGCAATAGGTTTAGTTAAATTTATATCCAACCGCGGAATCTAGATGCTTCCGCCATTTTTCTAACTCCCACCATATATGCTGCTAGTCTCATATCGACACGACGTATTTCAGCAGTATCATAAATATTTTTAAATGATTTGCTCATTACTTTTTCTAATCTTTCTTCCACTTCTTCTTCTGTCCAGTAGTATCCTTGATTATTTTGAACCCATTCGAAATAAGAAACAGTTACCCCGCCAGCTGAAGCTAATACATCTGGAACTAATAAAATTCCTCTTTCTGTTAAAATACGAGTAGCTTCTAATGTTGTCGGTCCATTAGCAGCTTCCACAACAATGCTTGCTTTAATATTCGGCGCATTTTGTTCTGTTATTTGGTTTTCAATTGCTGCTGGAACCAAGATATCGCAATCTAATTCTAATAATTCTTTATTCGAAATGGTATTGTTAAATAAGTTTGTAACAGTACCAAAGCTGTCTCTTCTATCCAATAAATAATCTATATCTAACCCTTCAGGATCATGCAATGCTCCATACGCATCAGAAATTCCAATTATCTTTGCACCCGCATCATACATGAATTTTGCTAGAAAACTCCCTGCATTTCCAAATC
Proteins encoded:
- a CDS encoding YpdA family putative bacillithiol disulfide reductase, whose protein sequence is MKREQAIIIGAGPCGLAAAIALKEININPLIIEKGNVVNAIHGYPTHQTFFSTSEKLEIGDVAFLTEQYKPNRNQALVYYREVVKRKELRINAYEEVIEVQKTEEQDFIVKTKKSEYLAPYIIVATGYYDHPNYMNIPGEESAKVMHYFKEAHPYFNHDVTVIGGKNSSVDAAIELVKAGARVTVLYRGSEYSSSIKPWILPEFESLVRKGTIKMEFQASVVEIKETSLLYEVNGKLHEIKNDFVFAMTGYHPDHEFLKKMGVEIEKETGRPVFDPETMETNVNGIFIAGVIAAGNNANEIFIENGRFHGVQIANAILEKTR